A genomic window from Halodesulfovibrio sp. includes:
- a CDS encoding rubredoxin, which translates to MADLKDMYQCQVSNCGYVYDPDKGEPKTNTPPGTAFKDLPADWKCPFCGSSPKTFRPLAGPGSVIEEGS; encoded by the coding sequence ATGGCTGATTTAAAAGATATGTATCAATGTCAGGTAAGTAACTGCGGATACGTATATGACCCTGATAAAGGCGAACCAAAGACAAACACTCCTCCGGGAACAGCATTTAAAGATCTTCCTGCTGATTGGAAATGCCCTTTCTGTGGATCTTCCCCAAAAACATTCAGACCGTTGGCAGGTCCCGGTTCCGTTATTGAAGAAGGCAGTTAA
- a CDS encoding HD domain-containing protein — MKNTIDRESAIVLLQKYVRSKTVYFHSIESEAIMRNVAQKLQATHPEENIDIDLWAITALLHDLDSELTTEDLARHGVETVELLQKEGYEIPEMFQAILAHTEALGFSEIKRTTKMDYALAASENMTGIISAYVKMRPTKKIDGLKAKSITKKIKDRSFAASVNREFINDVDKHLGLDRSEFVTLSIDAMTEIADQIGM, encoded by the coding sequence ATGAAAAATACTATCGATAGAGAATCTGCAATTGTACTTTTACAAAAATACGTTCGATCTAAAACTGTGTACTTTCACTCCATAGAAAGTGAAGCGATCATGCGCAATGTTGCACAAAAATTACAGGCTACCCACCCCGAAGAAAATATAGACATTGATTTATGGGCGATTACTGCGCTGCTGCACGACTTAGACAGCGAACTCACCACTGAAGACTTAGCCAGACATGGGGTTGAAACAGTCGAATTACTTCAAAAAGAAGGCTATGAAATTCCAGAAATGTTCCAAGCCATTCTGGCTCACACAGAAGCTTTAGGGTTTTCTGAAATAAAACGAACCACCAAGATGGATTATGCGCTTGCGGCTTCTGAAAACATGACTGGTATCATCTCTGCCTACGTCAAAATGCGTCCAACCAAAAAGATTGATGGGCTTAAAGCAAAATCAATCACAAAGAAAATTAAAGACCGCTCATTCGCTGCCTCTGTCAACAGAGAGTTCATTAATGACGTCGACAAACACCTCGGGCTTGACCGAAGTGAGTTTGTCACCCTTTCAATAGACGCCATGACAGAAATAGCAGACCAAATTGGAATGTAG
- a CDS encoding double-cubane-cluster-containing anaerobic reductase, giving the protein MSEAAYTAMWEKLNLDISAHDGLLEVLGKFYGDIYLSQQNRLTGMEYLDFVLSEVHGLRIKELQDAKAAGKKVIGTFCVFVPEELTLAANAVHVGLCSGADAGTEEAEKLVPRNTCALIKSFIGFKLARICPYTESCDVVVGETTCDGKKKAYEAFSKHVPMHIMEVPQTKTADATALFKSEVLRYKKMLEELTGTEITVENLKKSIAIVNAKRKALQRLARLRAADPAPISGRDALLINQVSFYDDPERFTQSINTLCDQIEERIAKNEGIAPAGTKRLLVSGCPMAVPNWKLPYVMESSNAVIVGEESCIGSRNVRDLVDESPDTLDGLMDAITERYMKIDCACFTPNNERMDNVERMAKELNADGVIHYALSFCQPYAHEAIKLDTVLSEKGIPMLSIETDYSMEDVEQLKTRVEAFVEMLD; this is encoded by the coding sequence ATGAGCGAAGCTGCATACACAGCCATGTGGGAAAAATTGAATCTGGACATATCTGCCCATGACGGATTGCTTGAAGTTTTGGGGAAATTCTATGGGGATATTTATCTTTCCCAGCAAAATAGATTGACTGGTATGGAGTACCTCGACTTTGTTCTTTCCGAAGTACATGGTTTGCGTATTAAAGAGCTTCAGGATGCAAAAGCTGCGGGTAAAAAAGTTATTGGCACTTTTTGCGTATTTGTTCCTGAAGAGCTCACTCTGGCGGCAAACGCAGTGCATGTAGGACTGTGCTCTGGTGCAGATGCAGGAACAGAAGAAGCAGAAAAGCTTGTTCCGCGTAACACCTGCGCACTCATTAAATCTTTCATAGGGTTTAAGCTCGCACGTATCTGTCCGTATACTGAATCTTGTGATGTGGTTGTTGGCGAAACAACATGCGACGGCAAGAAAAAAGCATATGAAGCATTCAGCAAGCATGTTCCTATGCATATTATGGAAGTGCCGCAGACAAAAACCGCAGATGCAACGGCGTTGTTTAAATCAGAAGTTCTTCGATACAAAAAAATGCTGGAAGAACTGACTGGTACAGAAATAACCGTAGAAAATTTGAAAAAATCAATCGCTATCGTGAATGCAAAACGCAAAGCGTTGCAGCGTCTTGCCCGCCTGCGTGCAGCTGATCCTGCTCCGATTTCAGGACGCGACGCACTGCTTATCAATCAGGTATCTTTTTATGATGATCCTGAGCGTTTCACACAGTCAATCAACACCCTTTGTGATCAGATTGAAGAACGCATTGCTAAAAATGAAGGCATTGCACCAGCTGGAACAAAGCGTTTATTAGTGTCAGGCTGTCCAATGGCTGTTCCTAACTGGAAATTGCCATACGTAATGGAAAGTTCCAATGCTGTAATCGTCGGCGAAGAGTCTTGCATCGGTTCACGTAACGTCAGAGACTTGGTTGATGAGTCTCCAGATACTCTTGATGGCTTGATGGATGCAATCACTGAGCGCTACATGAAAATTGACTGTGCATGCTTTACTCCAAACAATGAACGCATGGATAATGTGGAGCGCATGGCAAAAGAACTCAATGCTGATGGTGTCATTCACTATGCCTTATCTTTCTGTCAGCCATATGCACACGAAGCAATTAAACTTGATACTGTGCTGTCAGAAAAGGGTATCCCTATGTTGAGCATCGAAACTGACTACAGCATGGAAGATGTTGAGCAGTTGAAAACTCGCGTAGAAGCCTTCGTTGAGATGTTAGACTAA
- a CDS encoding AraC family transcriptional regulator — protein sequence MKHTQYIDTLILKQLTPERHTIGAIKDTNIVENVVWHQHKETEIIYMERAYGTFFLGDSLISFNPEDESSIIILLGSLLAHSFFYHPNRTLDHSEESNVISILFHTETLGEGFFDLPEMQAAKQLIGKANCAYIVTKDAVGDIAILMEELCKSEGIHRLTCFLQILDLITKQDTITQLTGHTLANEKIGNDLLTNIIQYIHENYQKELSLRETASRYHMSVSAFCSFFKKYTGQTFVEFLNRLRISKACEKMLTCNDDITSIAYTCGFNNLSNFNRRFKQFKEETPRSYRSRYKVSE from the coding sequence ATGAAGCATACTCAATACATAGACACATTAATCCTTAAACAACTCACTCCAGAAAGACATACCATTGGGGCAATTAAAGACACAAATATTGTGGAAAATGTTGTCTGGCACCAGCATAAGGAAACAGAAATCATTTATATGGAACGTGCGTATGGCACCTTTTTTCTAGGCGACAGTCTGATTTCGTTTAACCCAGAAGATGAATCCAGCATTATCATTTTGCTAGGAAGCTTGCTTGCGCACTCATTCTTCTACCATCCGAATAGAACACTAGACCATTCTGAAGAAAGTAATGTCATCTCAATACTTTTTCATACTGAAACACTAGGTGAAGGCTTTTTCGACTTGCCTGAGATGCAGGCTGCAAAGCAACTTATTGGCAAGGCAAACTGCGCGTACATAGTTACGAAAGATGCAGTGGGGGACATAGCTATTTTAATGGAAGAACTTTGCAAATCAGAAGGAATACATAGGCTGACTTGCTTTCTACAGATACTAGATCTGATTACAAAACAAGATACCATTACCCAACTTACCGGACATACATTAGCAAATGAAAAGATCGGAAATGACCTCCTGACCAATATTATTCAGTACATACACGAGAACTACCAAAAAGAACTTTCTCTACGTGAAACTGCCAGCAGGTATCATATGTCTGTTTCTGCGTTCTGCTCATTCTTCAAAAAATACACAGGTCAAACGTTTGTTGAATTCCTCAATCGACTGAGAATAAGCAAAGCATGTGAAAAAATGTTGACTTGTAATGACGACATCACATCTATTGCTTATACCTGTGGCTTCAACAACTTATCCAATTTCAACCGTCGTTTTAAACAATTTAAGGAAGAGACCCCACGCAGCTATCGATCACGCTACAAGGTATCGGAATAA
- a CDS encoding acyl-CoA dehydratase activase has protein sequence MFAGIDIGSRSIELVMQQDGKIIDSIRMPTTFSPLEQCQKILRGHAPKMLAATGYGRELVKNLDLPYEVQTITEIKAHAIGAHAFFPEARTVLDIGGQDTKAIALNDKGKVLKFEMNDRCAAGTGKFLEYTATVFQMDVEAFGTYAMEGTNPPVINSMCTVFAETEATSLMAQGVSPSDIALALHQAVVRRTSTMLKRIGLKTPLVFSGGVANNVCIRTLLQQELGDEAPVCIADQPDMCGAFGASLWAEQAYSA, from the coding sequence ATGTTTGCCGGAATAGATATTGGCTCACGCTCTATTGAGTTGGTGATGCAGCAGGATGGGAAAATTATCGACAGCATTCGTATGCCCACCACGTTTTCACCACTTGAGCAATGCCAAAAAATATTGCGCGGGCACGCACCCAAAATGCTCGCGGCAACTGGCTATGGTCGCGAGTTAGTGAAGAATCTTGATCTTCCGTATGAAGTGCAAACTATTACGGAGATAAAAGCCCATGCCATTGGTGCTCACGCATTCTTTCCAGAAGCCCGTACAGTTCTCGACATTGGCGGACAGGATACAAAGGCAATCGCACTCAATGATAAGGGCAAGGTGCTTAAATTTGAGATGAATGACCGGTGTGCAGCGGGAACTGGAAAGTTTTTGGAATACACTGCTACGGTTTTTCAAATGGATGTTGAGGCGTTTGGTACCTATGCGATGGAGGGAACTAACCCGCCTGTAATTAACAGCATGTGTACCGTGTTTGCAGAAACAGAAGCTACGTCGCTTATGGCGCAAGGTGTTTCACCTTCCGATATTGCGTTGGCTTTGCATCAGGCAGTTGTGCGGCGCACTAGCACTATGCTGAAACGCATAGGGTTGAAGACTCCGCTGGTCTTTTCTGGCGGTGTCGCAAACAATGTGTGCATCCGCACTTTGCTGCAACAGGAACTTGGTGACGAAGCACCTGTGTGCATAGCAGACCAGCCCGATATGTGCGGCGCCTTTGGGGCGAGCCTTTGGGCAGAGCAGGCGTACTCCGCATAA
- a CDS encoding AraC family transcriptional regulator, whose translation MSTNQKDWAKLWKPVKESRVSLYKAKFQTFSFKKHSHEHYALGVIEDGVQQFRLKGTKCVAPASAIIAINPDEVHDGESAVPAGCRYRVAYFNDDMLSEILFGLYKTRRYASYFKSPVIADQNISSALLNAHLFMEKTTDILAAETLMMQVVAEFFLRHSDNRRSPRPISRNTCAVNNAIQYIRQHAADTISLDDIASVAGLSPYYFLRQFKAITGLPPHAYLMQCRVYLARHAIDQGCSLVDAAFNAGFADQAHFSRSFKAIHGFSPSQYKKCLQG comes from the coding sequence ATGAGCACAAACCAAAAAGACTGGGCTAAGCTATGGAAGCCTGTAAAAGAAAGTAGAGTTTCGCTCTATAAAGCGAAATTCCAGACGTTTTCATTCAAAAAGCACAGCCACGAGCATTATGCATTGGGTGTCATAGAAGATGGTGTCCAGCAATTCCGTCTTAAAGGTACCAAATGTGTTGCCCCAGCTTCGGCGATAATTGCTATAAACCCAGATGAAGTTCATGACGGAGAGTCTGCTGTTCCAGCGGGGTGCCGGTACAGAGTCGCATATTTTAATGATGATATGCTCAGTGAAATCCTATTCGGACTATACAAAACCAGACGCTATGCGTCCTACTTTAAGTCTCCAGTGATTGCCGACCAGAATATCTCTTCTGCCTTACTTAATGCTCACCTGTTTATGGAAAAAACAACAGATATTTTGGCAGCTGAAACGTTAATGATGCAGGTAGTCGCAGAATTCTTTTTGCGTCACAGCGACAACCGCCGATCACCACGCCCGATCAGTCGAAACACCTGCGCCGTGAATAACGCTATACAATACATACGCCAGCACGCCGCTGACACTATTTCTCTTGATGACATTGCGTCTGTGGCGGGGCTTTCCCCTTACTATTTTTTACGCCAGTTCAAAGCGATAACAGGGCTTCCACCTCACGCCTATCTTATGCAGTGTCGTGTATATCTGGCGAGGCATGCAATCGACCAAGGATGTTCACTTGTGGACGCCGCTTTTAATGCAGGCTTTGCAGACCAAGCACATTTCTCCCGCAGTTTTAAAGCAATTCATGGCTTTTCCCCAAGCCAATATAAAAAATGCCTACAAGGCTAG
- a CDS encoding ABC transporter permease: MQRSRALVIPQVVPFITPILFIGLWMMAAAQISNQVILPSVEQVLDLLMQPLADVISMGSLAENVLVSLVRVVIGYLVAAMIAIPLGVVMGYYGIAFKLFNNFLNLFRPIPPLAWVPLVMAWCGVSSFATVLGVETGQAYIYLNNIKFSMVFIIFIGAFYPILTATLHGVTGVNKTLIDSARVLGASEQQIFIKVLIPAAMPSIITGMRIGLGIAWMCLVSAEMLPGSLSGVGYLITHAYTLASTDIVIAGMISIGVVGAVMDLMFRKFEKKKYSWRRQGK, translated from the coding sequence ATGCAGCGGAGCAGAGCGCTTGTTATCCCTCAGGTAGTACCGTTTATTACCCCCATATTGTTTATTGGGCTTTGGATGATGGCAGCAGCACAGATAAGCAACCAAGTTATTTTGCCATCAGTAGAGCAAGTGTTGGATTTGCTGATGCAGCCGCTGGCGGATGTTATCAGCATGGGGTCACTGGCTGAAAATGTTTTGGTCAGCCTTGTGCGCGTTGTCATTGGGTACTTGGTCGCAGCTATGATTGCCATCCCGTTGGGGGTGGTTATGGGGTATTATGGTATTGCCTTTAAGCTTTTCAATAACTTCCTTAATCTATTTCGACCAATTCCGCCGTTAGCGTGGGTTCCGCTGGTGATGGCGTGGTGCGGTGTTTCCAGCTTCGCAACCGTTCTCGGCGTTGAAACAGGGCAGGCGTACATCTATTTGAACAACATCAAGTTTTCCATGGTGTTCATCATTTTTATCGGAGCGTTTTATCCTATTCTCACTGCGACATTGCACGGTGTTACAGGAGTCAATAAGACGTTAATTGACTCTGCACGCGTCCTTGGTGCCAGCGAACAGCAGATATTTATTAAGGTGCTTATTCCAGCGGCTATGCCATCCATAATAACCGGTATGCGCATTGGACTTGGCATTGCATGGATGTGCCTTGTGTCTGCGGAAATGCTTCCGGGGTCACTATCCGGAGTGGGGTATTTGATTACCCATGCGTATACGTTGGCTTCTACAGATATTGTTATTGCAGGTATGATATCAATTGGTGTTGTCGGTGCCGTAATGGATTTGATGTTCCGGAAATTTGAAAAAAAGAAATATTCATGGCGCAGACAGGGTAAGTAG
- a CDS encoding ethylbenzene dehydrogenase-related protein, translated as MKKLVLFFAAALVVLSTSAMAADQTLFSTRTDKPIVLDGTAEKAWDKAKEIVVTVDNLVYEPNNGYKGMQEADVHIKSLHDDKNVYFLITYKDPTQSLARFPWVKQKDGSWKKLANKDTTGHENTFYEDKFSIYWNINTKGFENEGCMISCHLDIKGDKSAGRKFTPSEGETIDMWHAKYVRSMPMGMFDDQYVDSNTDPKKNKSWGRKGDTGKGGYKNNDNADKSAPAFMNLNPTADERYYVTPDKKVPFVDNFKAGDVVPGISISPMRGGRADILSRIEYKDGQWTLEVVRALKTEGENADTQDVQFVDKSKAYPFGIAVFDNSQINHLFHNNTLELRFK; from the coding sequence ATGAAAAAATTAGTGCTATTTTTTGCTGCGGCTTTGGTTGTGTTGAGTACTTCAGCTATGGCTGCTGACCAGACTCTTTTCAGTACTCGAACAGATAAGCCAATTGTACTTGATGGAACGGCTGAAAAGGCTTGGGATAAAGCCAAAGAGATTGTGGTTACCGTTGATAATCTCGTGTATGAGCCAAACAACGGGTATAAGGGGATGCAGGAAGCTGATGTTCATATTAAATCGCTGCATGACGATAAGAATGTCTACTTCCTTATTACCTATAAAGACCCGACCCAAAGCCTTGCTCGTTTTCCTTGGGTGAAGCAAAAAGATGGAAGTTGGAAAAAGTTAGCTAACAAAGATACAACTGGACATGAAAACACGTTTTACGAAGATAAGTTTTCTATCTACTGGAATATCAATACAAAAGGCTTCGAAAATGAAGGGTGTATGATCTCCTGCCATCTTGACATCAAAGGGGACAAGTCTGCGGGCAGAAAGTTCACTCCGTCTGAGGGGGAAACCATCGATATGTGGCATGCAAAATATGTTCGATCTATGCCGATGGGAATGTTTGATGACCAGTACGTGGACAGCAATACTGATCCGAAAAAGAATAAAAGCTGGGGTAGAAAAGGGGATACCGGAAAGGGCGGTTACAAAAATAACGATAACGCGGATAAGTCCGCACCGGCATTCATGAACTTAAACCCGACAGCAGATGAGCGTTACTACGTAACTCCAGATAAAAAAGTACCATTTGTGGATAACTTTAAAGCAGGAGATGTTGTTCCCGGGATTTCCATTTCCCCGATGCGAGGCGGTAGAGCAGACATCCTTTCGCGCATTGAGTACAAAGATGGTCAGTGGACACTTGAAGTTGTGCGCGCATTAAAAACTGAAGGCGAAAACGCAGATACTCAGGATGTACAGTTTGTCGATAAATCCAAAGCATATCCATTTGGCATCGCCGTTTTTGATAACTCACAAATTAACCACTTGTTCCATAACAATACGCTAGAATTACGATTCAAGTAA
- a CDS encoding double-cubane-cluster-containing anaerobic reductase, whose protein sequence is MSTTEELFACIDRFKSIPEQSIAEFDDFKEQGGLVVGVYCIYAPSELIRAAGAIPVGLCGKRHAPIQAAENHLPASLCPLIKSSYGYAITDNCPFFSLSDVLAAESTCDGKKKMYELMGELKPMHVMQLPHTQEGEAVRRYWVDSLHELETFLVEHGASSIDPKELQHQIELHNQMRTKLSQVMLLAAAEHSPLRGADLLAVQESKGFVVDVERYLELLDALEQKLCAYLEQPQPAPKRSPRIMLTGVPVGKGSEKVIRIAEELGARVVCMENCTGAKGLDLLVDENSSPYEALAERYLGIPCSCMSPNPGRRESIRELGTQYAVDGVIDLSWLGCHTYNTEAYSVQKWVEESLEVPSLHLETDYSDSDVEQLRTRIEAYLELIDL, encoded by the coding sequence ATGTCTACAACCGAAGAATTATTCGCATGCATCGACAGATTCAAATCTATTCCCGAACAAAGCATCGCTGAGTTTGACGACTTTAAAGAACAAGGCGGACTTGTTGTCGGAGTCTACTGTATCTATGCACCAAGTGAGCTTATTCGCGCTGCTGGTGCTATTCCGGTAGGGCTTTGCGGTAAGCGTCACGCGCCTATTCAGGCAGCGGAAAACCACCTTCCAGCCAGCCTTTGCCCGCTTATCAAGTCCAGCTACGGCTACGCCATCACCGACAACTGCCCATTTTTCAGCTTGTCCGATGTACTCGCTGCTGAATCTACCTGTGACGGTAAAAAGAAAATGTACGAGTTGATGGGTGAGTTAAAACCTATGCACGTAATGCAACTGCCCCACACTCAGGAAGGCGAAGCTGTGCGTCGTTACTGGGTCGATTCGTTGCATGAGCTGGAAACGTTCCTCGTCGAACACGGTGCAAGCTCAATTGATCCAAAAGAACTTCAGCATCAAATCGAACTCCATAACCAAATGCGAACCAAACTCTCGCAGGTGATGCTTCTGGCTGCTGCTGAGCATTCACCGCTGCGTGGTGCTGATCTTTTGGCGGTTCAGGAGAGCAAGGGCTTTGTTGTAGATGTCGAAAGATATCTTGAACTGCTGGATGCGCTTGAACAGAAGCTGTGTGCGTACTTGGAGCAACCGCAGCCAGCGCCTAAGCGTAGTCCTCGTATCATGCTTACTGGTGTTCCTGTGGGTAAAGGGTCGGAAAAAGTTATCCGCATCGCTGAAGAGCTGGGCGCTCGGGTTGTGTGTATGGAAAACTGTACTGGCGCTAAGGGGCTTGATCTGCTCGTAGATGAAAATTCATCTCCTTACGAAGCCCTCGCTGAACGGTACCTTGGTATTCCTTGTTCCTGTATGTCGCCTAACCCCGGTCGCAGGGAGAGCATCAGGGAGCTTGGAACTCAGTATGCGGTTGACGGCGTAATCGACCTCTCATGGTTGGGATGTCACACCTATAATACTGAAGCGTATTCAGTTCAAAAATGGGTGGAAGAATCTCTGGAAGTCCCTTCATTACATCTTGAAACGGACTATTCAGATTCGGATGTGGAGCAATTGCGAACTCGTATTGAAGCTTACTTGGAATTGATCGATCTTTAA
- a CDS encoding ABC transporter ATP-binding protein, with amino-acid sequence MCDTANSVIHVTGLTKAFTTERGEQLTAVDGIDLDVSANEFVCIVGPSGCGKSTALRIIAGLEKATAGTVQYRGEPVTKPGKEVGMVFQEYSLFPWLSVLDNIAAGLEFAGISKAERREKAKEYLDIVGMPDFADAYPHELSGGMRQRVAIARALANDPDVLLMDEPFGALDAHTRILLQRELLRIWEVTQKTILFVTHSVDEAVYLADRIVIMSHHPGTIRDVLTVDMPRPRSRAMPEFGKLTDSILSALE; translated from the coding sequence ATGTGTGATACAGCAAATAGCGTTATCCATGTTACAGGGCTGACGAAAGCATTTACAACGGAGCGAGGCGAGCAACTTACAGCTGTCGATGGCATTGATCTGGATGTTTCAGCCAACGAATTTGTGTGCATTGTAGGACCGTCCGGCTGTGGCAAGTCCACCGCACTCCGCATTATTGCCGGTTTGGAAAAGGCAACCGCCGGTACTGTTCAATATCGGGGTGAACCGGTGACTAAACCGGGGAAAGAAGTGGGGATGGTTTTTCAGGAATACTCACTATTTCCTTGGCTTTCGGTTCTTGATAATATTGCCGCAGGGTTGGAATTTGCCGGTATATCCAAAGCTGAGAGACGGGAAAAGGCGAAAGAGTATCTGGATATAGTAGGCATGCCCGATTTTGCAGATGCGTACCCGCATGAACTTTCAGGCGGCATGCGTCAGCGTGTAGCTATTGCTCGCGCCCTTGCAAACGATCCGGATGTTCTTCTCATGGATGAGCCTTTCGGTGCGTTGGATGCCCATACTCGTATTCTTTTGCAGCGGGAATTATTGCGGATTTGGGAAGTGACACAAAAAACGATTCTTTTTGTGACCCATAGTGTTGATGAAGCCGTGTATCTTGCTGATAGGATAGTGATAATGTCGCATCACCCCGGTACGATTCGTGATGTACTGACAGTCGATATGCCACGTCCTCGTTCGCGTGCTATGCCAGAGTTTGGCAAGCTGACGGATTCTATTTTGTCTGCTTTAGAATAA
- a CDS encoding CmpA/NrtA family ABC transporter substrate-binding protein → MFGNTLLKRGKMLILLAAVLCSALMFSADNSIAATKKTPRLYMGYIFTTHHTPLMVAAMKGEAFKESGAYFKEMVPKQKYELISKDGKSLAVINLIVSKSGSETTTLFAQERLDFGLASSTAFMSGIDKGTKMKILCPLHVDGMSMVFPQGSKIKGWNDVKALIENSKKPVRIGYHSPTSAPRIAFEGALHNAGYKISQNANDADADILLVDLKSTSNLIPALVSNQVDCWVGPAPHPVVSEHKHVGHIGLNSRELPPAGQWEDFPCCVMGASEKVTASNPEVVQGITDLMAHACAWANEHKVETAKISGNWIGVPVEAVKKSTIVYSANPTEKWLKGEGMFLNMLQSMKKLKGSLKSADLTAATPTLFDFRFIKKTLNEN, encoded by the coding sequence ATGTTTGGCAACACACTTTTGAAACGCGGAAAAATGCTTATTCTGCTTGCTGCGGTGCTTTGCTCTGCACTTATGTTTAGTGCAGACAATTCCATTGCGGCGACTAAAAAAACACCTCGTTTGTACATGGGGTATATTTTTACAACCCACCACACTCCGCTGATGGTTGCGGCAATGAAAGGTGAGGCGTTCAAAGAATCTGGCGCATATTTTAAAGAAATGGTTCCGAAGCAGAAGTACGAACTTATTTCAAAAGACGGTAAGTCACTTGCTGTTATCAACTTGATTGTTTCTAAGAGTGGTTCTGAAACAACCACTCTTTTTGCTCAGGAACGTCTTGATTTCGGTTTGGCATCCAGTACTGCTTTCATGAGCGGCATTGATAAAGGTACCAAAATGAAAATTCTCTGCCCGTTACATGTTGACGGCATGAGCATGGTTTTCCCGCAGGGTAGTAAAATTAAGGGCTGGAATGATGTGAAAGCTCTTATCGAAAACTCTAAGAAACCAGTCCGAATTGGATACCATTCACCAACCAGCGCTCCTCGCATCGCTTTTGAAGGTGCGCTCCACAATGCTGGGTACAAAATTTCCCAGAATGCTAACGACGCAGATGCAGACATCCTTCTTGTTGATCTCAAATCTACATCCAACCTTATTCCTGCACTCGTAAGTAATCAGGTTGATTGCTGGGTAGGACCTGCTCCGCACCCTGTAGTATCAGAACACAAACATGTTGGGCACATTGGCTTGAACTCCCGTGAGCTTCCTCCAGCAGGACAGTGGGAAGATTTTCCATGTTGCGTTATGGGAGCCAGCGAAAAAGTTACAGCATCTAACCCGGAAGTTGTTCAGGGAATCACAGATTTGATGGCGCATGCTTGTGCATGGGCTAATGAGCACAAAGTTGAAACCGCGAAAATTTCCGGCAACTGGATTGGTGTTCCTGTTGAAGCAGTGAAAAAATCTACCATTGTGTACTCTGCTAATCCTACAGAAAAATGGCTCAAAGGTGAGGGCATGTTCCTCAACATGTTGCAGAGCATGAAAAAGCTGAAAGGCTCTTTAAAAAGTGCGGATCTTACAGCTGCAACCCCTACATTGTTTGACTTCAGATTCATTAAAAAGACACTGAACGAGAACTAA